acaaagatgaagtttgggacgaacgaggaaggtcgtaaaattttatgggatttttatggccggttgctgttgaggctcgccagtgagtacgcgccttatgatggctgtgaatcaacagctgttattttataaacacgCCATTGTTGTTTTCTTCTTCTAGTAGGCGCttttgccaaatcgtaaactagagacGAAgcgatttcaattttaaaacctcatatttgaagaatgattttgagtagtttccgcggtgcatttgaaaaattcatgaataaaactcataatacctgcatatgctgtgattacccaaattgaggagaattcgcCCCATTCCGcggggttgcgttcacaaacttactccgagagtagagtatgagtatgtgtatggccatgctcagagagcatactgtgaggaactaaaagtatgTTTAtgaacgcttcgagtaatcagagcttactcagagcttgctcagagtaagtttgtgaacggaACCCAGAGGGACTACTCCGGCCTTTCTAGATAATGAAGGCGACTTTTGTGACGTTCTGTCACCCCTATTCTGGTCCCTTCTGGTTGACGATCTAATTGCTATCATCAGCTCATTTGACTTATGTATACGTTCAAGCATATGCGGATGATATACCTACATAGTTGTTTTGCTGACGGGCAATGATGATGTGACCGTCTCATCTGTCCTTCGGGAAACCCGAACTACAATAATTCAAGGTTGACCCTTGCAAAACCTTGATTGTGCCCAAGGCAGAGGCGGATTTAGGCGGATATAGGCTATAGCCCACTGTTTGAATTTCAGAAAGCGAACTTCACCAAATTGGTCATTTAACCATTATTGAAGCATCGTGTAACTCTTCAACGGAGCGTTTCTGGGCTGGGCATGAGAGAGACCATAGAaagtttttgtttcattttgagGCTTTAAAGCTTTATCCGAATTCATTCCCATTGATCCTGCATATTTATTATATTCTACTCCCCATTCTTAGTTCTGTGAGAAATATATATGGGATAGTCGGCAATTTGGGCCAGCCTATACAGGTGTCACATTTGTTGATCTGGCTCTGGCCCTATGaggataaaatttcaaattgctcCACCTACTCTCTACGGCAAGTCAATTCCACTTGTAGATGGAGCCAAATATATGGGTATTACCCTGGATAAGGAGATTTAGTGGAAATACCATGTGGACAAACTCAGTCACAAAGCCAGACACTCCCTTTAGGCCTGtcaaagaatttgtggaaaaactTAAGAGATATCGCCGAAGCATCTCCGTTGGCTGTATGTCACAGTGATTAGACCAAAAGACGACTGTACTTTTGTGTCCTATAATCAATCAGCTCTATTCTTTATATATAATCTTCAATTTCAGTAATATATTACTTATtctgtgatcaggatgttatttttcatcttaacattgttttgaatcgatttaatattaatgaaatgcTCTGTTGGATTCGttatatttttatatgaaattttttaagaaatatatttcttaaaaaatttcatataaaaatataaCGAATCCAACAGAgcatttcattaatattaaatcgattcaaaacaatgttaagatgaaaaataacatcctgatcacagaACGTAAACCTACTGTTGTTTTGTCGCTCACGATGTTATTTTTCTAGTTTCGACAAAGTTGATATTCGAATCAAATACATATACGGAATATAAATCGAATTTCGCACTTTTTAATTCAAAAGGGTGATTTTTTAAGCGTTGTTTTTTAAAAAGTTGAACAAAACACTCAATTTGCAtcatatattcaaaatttttattgagattGATAACTTGGCCTGTGCCATTTACATTTTAAAGATAACTTCATGTTAATGTTGTCCGCGGCTCCGTTTCAAAAGATTCATTCGGAAGGTCCAATTTTGCGTCACTTTTTGGAGCATTTCTGCCTGTATTCGGCGAATTACGAGTTTTATGTTATCCTGTAAGGCTTCATTCGTGTTCGGTTTGTCCACATGAACTAACGACTTTACATAACCCCACAAGAAATAGTCCAGAGGCGTCAAATCGCATGATCTTGGCGGCCAATTCACAGGGCCATTTCGAGAGTAAGCTGCTCACCAAATTCATCTTTCAACATGTTCATTGTTTCACGAGCCGTGTGGCATGTGGCACCGTCTTAATGAAACCACGTCAACCAAGTTCAATTGGGGCAAAAAAAAAGTTGCTTATCATGGATCGAAAAAGTGACGCCAAATTGGACCTTCCGAATGAACCTTTTGAAACGGAGCCGACAACATTTGCATGAAGTTATCTTTAAAATGTAAATGGCGAAGGCCAAGttatcaatttcaataaaaattttgaatatataatgcaaattgagtgttttattcgattttttgctgaaaCCTTTTTCCACCATCTCCATCAGCCAGTTTACAGAAATTTTACCAACAAGTgcatgttgaaatgaaaattcatgTTCTGTTGATGTCCTTCAATGATAGATATCCACAAAAAAAGGAAATCAATCAAATACTCAAGAACCACTGGAGATATGTATAGAAACTGCCCTTTGATATAAGTGAAACACTAGCACTGAAAATATATCGGATCATTAGTGCAGAGAAGATACACATGTAGTGGTTAAATAAATGGTCCTTGTCAAAACAAGTAATTTAGTctcattatgaattttcatcaagtataggCCAAATTAATTCTATATTATTTACCTATTGCAAATTAGTTGCAATTTACCTGGAGAGATGATCCATAATGGAAAAAATCCCATATCTAACCACCTATGCTGACATTATGTATGCTTATTGAACAATATAGAAGAAACCTAAACCTAAACCTAACcaataaatgaatgattttttaGAAGATAATATAATTAATCAATTCCATAAGTTTATTTTTATTCACCATTAACAACTGATAGTTTGTTATTAATCAacattttatattcatttcttctGATTATAGTAATTTTTCATCACTTTTTTTCCAGGCGTTAAACCCTGAGTCAAGCCAGGcctttttcttttaccattatTTGAATTCTTTTCATCTATTTCTAGTATCTGTGTAGTAGGTGTTTGTTCTTTATGAACAACTACCCCTTTAGCCTGAAGAGAAATTTTATCAGCTTCAATCTGTTCTGCTGTTTTCTGAATATCAGAATCATGAGCAAATCTACAATTATGACCAAATCTACATTTGCCTTTCCTGTAATTCCAACATATTTTCTTTCCATTAATGACAATGGCATTGCTCAGATCTACCATTCTCACATGTTTCTGCAAGAGagcttctttttcattttctgcTTCAAGAAATGGATTTTTGAAGACCGAGTTAGTCTGCGGGCCGTCTTCATCAGGTGTACTTTTTACTTGAAAGTCTGGTGTTGGTAACTTGTGTAAGACATTTGATTTTCTTTCTTCTGTTTCACTAAAAATATCTGACGATCACtgatttttaagaaaaaaatcaagttATAAATATTTAGCAATCAAATGAAGCATAAAAAATGACAATGATTACTCCTACTGttatttgaaattgaaacataATATTCCTTTTACACTACAGTGTCCCAAAAAATGTGGATTTCATTACCTTTTTTCTATATCAGATACTGAACTTTCATCAGTCGAATCAGAAGAATCCCCGTAATCTGGAACCAAAGACAttggataaatttattattatttataaactATATTTTATAGTTAATTAGTTAATTTTCTGAATATTAAACCAAAGAGGATTTGATTACACATAGACTTAATAAAGCGTCCGTCAAAGAGTCAAAGAAGTTAATCTTTGATTGACGTATAATCTAaatcacagaacatcaaatataaGAAGTGCTACTTCCGTATCTTTGTCTATGTTCCGTCAACact
Above is a window of Coccinella septempunctata chromosome 5, icCocSept1.1, whole genome shotgun sequence DNA encoding:
- the LOC123313415 gene encoding zinc finger CCCH domain-containing protein 8, coding for MSLVPDYGDSSDSTDESSVSDIEKSETEERKSNVLHKLPTPDFQVKSTPDEDGPQTNSVFKNPFLEAENEKEALLQKHVRMVDLSNAIVINGKKICWNYRKGKCRFGHNCRFAHDSDIQKTAEQIEADKISLQAKGVVVHKEQTPTTQILEIDEKNSNNGKRKRPGLTQGLTPGKKVMKNYYNQKK